One genomic window of Salmo salar chromosome ssa12, Ssal_v3.1, whole genome shotgun sequence includes the following:
- the lgsn gene encoding lengsin: protein MDSSTSYRSDVTGANRQSEVRSSTFESSSANCGDNSKDNMDKSGTQSFVSAMEHIKQQIARENINFVRFEATDLHGVSRSKTVPVRFFHEKAVYGVPMPRSYLELTLSPKSCEVDHANNPANFSSDVLLIPDLSTFRVLPWAEQTARVICDPCMITGSPLRTAPRLIAKQLMGQLQSMGFSLYSSFTYECCVLGSPDRVGPKTMLFPATTLASNHDLPFFQQLVNGMYCMGADVDSLASAMVPGQMEINLRPEFGIAAADTAFTFRTGIKEMARKYSYIASFFTDDSLYNAGVLSHSLWDTNGQRSLFHTGDHGAGELSEIGRKWLAGLLSHSAALSCLLSPGLGCRSHIAKKVKDPKHNVLYATYGYNDNSSAFNVKCHGGRETHIDNKLGSAMANPYVVLAATIAAGLDGIKRNLAAETGLTRASTHTQLGKQQFAIPVKLEDALVALSEDHVIRGALGEPFVQYFIALKQFEIETEELDAERNKCLEYFI, encoded by the exons ATGGACTCGTCAACCTCATACAGGTCAGATGTGACTGGAGCAAACAGGCAATCCGAAGTACGGTCGTCCACGTTTGAGAGCAGCAGTGCCAACTGTGGAG ATAACAGTAAAGACAACATGGATAAGTCTGGGACTCAGAGCTTTGTCTCAGCCATGGAGCACATCAAGCAGCAGATTGCCCGGGAGAATATCAACTTTGTCCGCTTCGAGGCCACAGATCTCCATGGGGTGTCCAGGTCTAAGACAGTGCCAGTCCGCTTCTTTCAT GAGAAAGCAGTATATGGGGTGCCGATGCCAAGAAGCTACCTAGAGCTGACCCTGAGCCCTAAGAGCTGTGAGGTGGACCACGCCAACAACCCTGCCAACTTCAGTAGCGATGTGCTGCTTATCCCAGACCTGTCGACCTTCAGGGTGCTGCCGTGGGCAGAGCAGACGGCCCGGGTCATCTGTGACCCCTGCATGATAACCGGTAGCCCCCTGCGTACCGCACCCCGTCTCATCGCCAAGCAGCTGATGGGGCAGCTCCAGAGCATGGGTTTCTCCCTGTACTCCTCCTTCACCTACGAGTGCTGTGTCCTGGGCTCGCCCGACAGGGTGGGCCCCAAGACCATGCTGTTCCCTGCCACCACCCTGGCCAGCAACCACGACCTGCCCTTCTTCCAGCAGCTGGTGAATGGGATGTACTGCATGGGGGCCGACGTGGACAGTTTGGCCTCAGCCATGGTGCCCGGTCAGATGGAGATCAACTTGAGGCCGGAGTTTGGCATCGCGGCCGCCGACACCGCCTTCACGTTTCGTACCGGCATCAAAGAGATGGCGAGGAAATACAGCTACATCGCCAGCTTCTTCACCGACGACAGCCTGTACAACGCCGGGGTGCTTTCCCACTCTCTCTGGGACACCAACGGACAACGTAGTCTCTTCCACACCGGGGACCACGGCGCAGGGGAGCTGTCGGAGATTGGCAGGAAGTGGCTTGCGGGGCTCTTGAGCCACTCGGCCGCCCTGAGCTGCCTGCTCTCCCCTGGGCTGGGCTGCCGCAGCCACATTGCCAAGAAGGTTAAAGACCCCAAGCACAACGTGCTTTACGCCACCTATGGCTACAACGACAACAGCAGCGCCTTCAATGTAAAATGCCATGGCGGGCGGGAGACGCATATCGACAACAAGCTGGGCTCGGCCATGGCTAACCCATACGTGGTGCTGGCGGCCACCATAGCGGCAGGACTGGATGGTATCAAACGGAACCTGGCGGCTGAGACAGGTCTGACCAGGGCCTCCACCCACACCCAGCTGGGGAAACAGCAGTTTGCCATCCCTGTGAAGCTGGAGGACGCTCTGGTGGCTTTGAGCGAAGACCATGTGATTCGCGGAGCGCTGGGAGAACCATTTGTGCAGTATTTTATTGCTCTGAAGCAATTTGAGATTGAGACTGAAGAATtggacgcagagagaaacaaatgtCTGGAATATTTCATATAG